The sequence GATCTGTCTGAAAATGTCATTCTGACGACCGTTGATGACCTCTACAACTGGTGTCGGCTGTCTAGCCTGTTTCCGCTGCTCTACGGCACCGCCTGTTGCTTCATTGAGTTTGCGGCGTTAATTGGCTCCCGGTTTGACTTTGACCGGTTTGGGCTACTGCCTCGGGCCAGTCCCCGGCAGGCTGATTTAATTATTACTGCTGGTACGGTAACCATGAAGATGGCCCCAGCTCTAGTGCGGCTCTACGAGCAGATGCCCGATCCTAAGTACGTGATTGCGATGGGAGCCTGCACCATTACCGGCGGTATGTTTAGCACCGACTCACCTTCGGCGGTACGTGGAGTTGACAAATTAATTCCGGTAGATGTGTACATTCCAGGTTGCCCGCCGCGACCTGAGGCCATCATTGACGCCATCATTAAGCTGCGTAAGAAGGTGGCCACCGAATCGATGCAAGATCGGGCTTACACCCTACAAACCCACCGCTTTTACGAACGCAGTCACGACCTCAAGACGGTGCCTCCGATTTTGACCGGACAGTACCTCCAGATGGGCACCCACTCCACGCCTCCGAAGGAGTTGATGGAGGCGATGGGGATGCCGATTCCTGAGACCGTGGCTGAGCTGGCCCCTGAACGTGAGGATTCCTAAATGGCTGAATCAGATACTCAATCGCCTTCCCCTGAACCATCGTCTGAGGGTAGCTCGGCACCTTTGGTCGAAGCTGGGGCAACCTCTAGCTGGCTTACGGAAAATGGGTTTGACCATGATCTAGAACCTCGAGATCACTTAGGGGTCGAGATTATTAAGGTTAACCCTCAATTTTTAATCCCCATTTGCACGGCGCTGTACGCCTACGGCTTTAATTATCTTCAGTGCCAGGGGGCCTACGATGATGGCCCTGGCAAAGACCTGGTGAGCTTTTATCACCTAATCAAGCTGGACGACAACGTCGATCGGCCCGAGGAAGTGCGCGTGAAGGTGTTTTTGCCTCGCCACGACCCTCGGGTGCCCTCGGTGTACTGGATTTGGAAAGCCGCTGACTGGCAAGAGCGGGAGAGCTACGATATGTACGGCATTATTTACGAAGGGCATCCCAATCTTAAGCGGTTGCTAATGCCAGAAGACTGGGTAGGCTGGCCCCTGCGTAAAGATTACATTTCCCCAGATTTCTACGAACTTCAAGATGCCTACTAAGGCAACGTTGAAAAAGGCTACCCCAGGGTGGCCTTTTTGTTGCCCAAAAATCACCTTAGCTGTGAGACAGGCGGGTGACAAAGCTGCGGAGGCACTCCCCGACAGGGTAAGATCTGACCTTGATTGAGCAAGTGAGAGGACAGACCCCTGAAAACCCGCGTTATTATCGTGCGCCACGGGCAGAGCACCTACAACCAGCTAAAGCGTATCCAAGGCCACTGCGACGAATCAGAATTGACCCCGATGGGCGAGGCCCAGGCATTGCAGGTGGGGCAGGCTCTGGCAGGCATTCCCTTTGATGCGGTATGGGCTAGCCCTCTCAAGCGCGCCCGCAAGACAGCAGAGCTGATCGTCAGTGAGCTACAAAAGGCCACGCCTGGGCTGGCAGCCCCTACCTTTACCGATGAGCTCAAGGAAATTAGCCTGCCGCTGTGGGAGGGGATGGCGTTTACCGAGGCGGAGGGCCAGTATGCCGAAAGCTTTTATCAGTGGCGCACTGACCCAGCCAACTTTGTGATGGCTGTGCCCCACCCGGAAGGGACTACGGTTGATTTTTATCCCATTCGTGAGCTGTACCAGCAGGCGGCCCGGTTTTGGCAGGGGTTGCTGGCTCAACACCAGGGCCAAACTCTTTTGGTGGTGGCCCATAGCGCTATTAATCGAGCGTTGATTAGCACTGCCATTGGCCTAGGGCCAGAATACTTTAACAACCTGAATCAGTCTAACTGTAGTATCAGTGTGCTGAACTTTGCCGGGGGCTGGCCGAGCCCCGTGCAGGTGGAGGCGATGAATTTGACCAGTCATCTGGGCGACCCGCTGCCCGCCATGCGCCAGGGACACCGGGGGCCACGCATGCTGCTGGTGCGCCACGGTGAAACGGAGTGGAACCGGCAGGGGCGTTTTCAGGGGCAGATAGATGTACCGCTGAATGACAATGGTCGAGCCCAGGGGGCGAAGGCGGCGGCGTTTCTTCAGCCGGTGGCGATTGATGCAGCCTATACCAGCTTTATGGCCCGGCCTAGGGAAACCGCTGAACTTATTCTTCAGCACCACCCAGGCTTAACGCTGCACGCCGTAAATGAGCTGCAAGAAATTAGCCACGGTGAGTGGGAAGGACTGTTTGAGGCCGAGATTGAGGGAGGCTATCCGGGGATGCTGGAGCAGTGGCAGAGTGCGCCGGAAACGGTACAGATGCCAGGCGGCGAAAATTTAGAGCAGGTCTGGCATCGCTCCATTGCGGCTTGGAAGCAAATTGTGGCGGCTCACAGTGGTGGCGATGCGGTGCAGACTGTGCTGGTGGTCGCCCACGATGCGGTGAATAAAGCCTTGCTGTGCCATGTGCTGGGGATGGGGCCAGAGTCGTTTTGGCGCTTTAAGCAGGGTAATGGCGCGGTCAGCGTGATTGATTACCCCAACGGCATTGACAGCGCTCCGGTGCTGACCACAGCCAACATCACTATTCATCTGTCGGGCAGCGTGTTAGATAAAACCGCAGCGGGGGCACTGTGACGGGGGTTCAGCTCATTCAGCAGGTGCGAGTGCTGGATGCGGTGACGCAAACCGACCAGGTGGCTGATGTATTGATTCGGCAGGGGATGATTGAGGCGATCGCCCCGGTTCTTTCGGATATTCCCGCTGGGGGCGAGGTGGTAGCGGGGCAGGGCAAAGTGCTCATGCCCGGCCTGGTAGATTTGTACAGCCACTCCGGTGAGCCTGGCCATGAGTCGAGGGAAACCCTGGAGTCTTTGCTGAAGGCGGGGCGGGCGGGCGGCTTTACCCGGCTGGGAATTTTACCGGATACTGAACCCGCCATTGACCACCCGGCCATGGTAGATCAGCTGCTGATTCGCCAGCGAAGCTTGGCCTTAAACCATGCTTCGTTGCCCCATCTGTATGTTTGGGGGGCGCTGACCCAAGCGGCCCAGGGGCAGCAAATGGTGGAGCTGGCCGAATTGGCGGCGGCTCCCATTGTGGGCTTTGCCGATGGGCGGGCCATTCAAAATCTGTTGCTGGTGAAGCGGCTGTTGCAATACCTTCAGCCCTGGGGTAAACCGGTAGCGCTGTGGAGCTGCGATCGCACCCTCCGAGACAGCGGCGTTGCTCGCGACGGCCCATTCTCGCTGATCTACGGTCTAGTGGGTGATCCGGCCAGTTCTGAAACCGCTGCTCTAGCCGCCCTGCTAGAATGCGTGGCTGAGGTTGGTACCCCCGTGCACCTGATGCGCATTTCCACGGCACGCGGGGTGGAGCTGGTGCGCCAGGCCAAGGCCCAAGGACTGCCCGTGACCGCTAGCACCTCCTGGATGCATCTGCTGTTGAGCGCCCAGGATTTGCACAGCTATGACCCCAATCTGCGGCTGGCCCCGCCCCTGGGCAACCCCGAGGACCGGCTGGCGCTGGTGGCGGGGGTAAAGGCGGGGGTAATCGATGCGATCGCCATTGACCATACCCCCCACACCTACGAAGACAAGACCGTGGGCTTTCCCTCGGCCCCGCCCGGTGCCATTGGCCTAGAGCTGGCTTGGCCCCTGTTGTGGGATGCCTTCGTCACCCAGGGGGACTGGTCGCCCCTGACTCTAGTGCAGGCGCTGAGCACCCATCCTGCTCGCTGTTGGGGCCAGACGCCGCCCACGCTGCAAGTCGATCAGCCCGCCGAAATGGTGCTGTTTAACCCCGGTGAAACCTGGACGGTGACGGCCTCTAACCTCTGCTCGCTTTCGGCCAATACGCCCTGGCTGGGGCAGACGCTACCAGGGCGCATCGTCAGGACGTGGGTGCCGGCCCGCTAGCGCGGGCGAGCTTTCTGGTAATTGGGGTGCGATCTACTTGGCGTCCATCCAGTTGAGGCCAGCATGGGCTTCGACCTTGAGGGGCACTTTGAGCTTCACCGCTGACTCCATCACGGCAATCAGCTTGGGCTCCAACTCGCTCCATTCGTCGGGAGGCACTTCAAACACCAGTTCGTCGTGGACTTGTAGCAGCAGGTTGGCCTGGTAATCTTTCAGCAGCTCGTGCAGCCGAATCATGGCGATTTTGATGATGTCGGCGCTGCTGCCCTGGATCGGGGCGTTGGCGGCGGCTCTTAGCATGCCCGCGTCGTAGCCGTTGGTGCGCAGTGAGTCTAAGTCAATGGCAGCGGGGTCGGTGCCTTGGAGCGATCGCAGCTTGCCATCGGTAAAGTTGAAGTAGCGCCGCCTGCCGCAGATGGTTTGCACGTAGCCCTGGGCGATCGCCTCCCGCTGCATCTGTTGTAGATATTCAAACACCTTGGGGTAGCGATCGTAGTAGCGATCGATAAAGATCTTGGCCTCGCTGCGGCTCACCCCGGCCTCGCGGGCAAAGCGCACCGACCCCATGCCGTAGATAATGCCAAAATTGATCACCTTGCCCGCCCGGCGCTCTTCGGCAGTGATCTCGTCTTTTTCGAAGAGCAGTTTGGCGGTCAGGGTGTGGACATCGTCATTGGTGTTGTAGGCCTCCACCAGCACTGGCTCACCGCTGAGGTGAGCCAGAATGCGCAGCTCAATCTGGGAGTAGTCGGCCGCCACCAGCCGCCATCCGGTGGCAGGGATGAACGCCGCTCGAATTTTACGGCTAAAGGCGGTGCGAATCGGAATGTTTTGCAGGTTAGGGTTTGACGACGACAGCCGTCCGGTAGCCGTCACCGCCTGGTTAAAGTCGGTGTGCACCCGGTGGGTGTCGGGGCGAATCAGGGTGGGCAGGGCATCGACGTAGGTCGATTTTAGCTTCGACAGGGTGCGGTGCTCGACTACCAGATCGACCACAGCGTGGTCACCCTGGAGCTTTTCGAGGGTTGCCGCATCGGTAGAGTAGCCGCCAGATTTGTTTTTGCGCGACTTGCGCTTATCGAGGCCCAGCTTTTCAAAAAACAGCGCGCTCAGCTGCTTGGGCGACCCTAGGTTAAAGGTTTCCCCGGCGGCCTCGTAGGCGGTTTGCTCAAGGCGGGCCAGATCGGTTTCGAGTTGCTGAGAGAAGCTGGCTAGGTAGTCGGGGTCAACACGAATGCCGCTGCACTCCATTTCGGCCAGCACCGGCTCAAGGGGTAGCTCAATGGCGGTGAACAGGGCTTTGAGATCCGGCAGCTGGTCGAGCTCGGCCTGGAGCTGGGGCACCAGCAGGTAGGTCGTGTGTACGTCGGCCCCACAGTAGTGGGCGACCTCGGCGATCGCGATCTCAGCAATGGTTTTGCCCTTAGGTACCAAGTCTTCGTAGCTCTGGGCCACCATATTCAGGTAGCGCAGGCTGAGGTCAGTGAGGTTGTGGGTGGCCTCGGGGTTGAGCACATAGCTGGCCAGCATGGTGTCGAAAACTACCCCCGCCAGATTTAGGCCCTGGTGGCGCAGCACGAGGCGATCGTACTTGGCATTTTGCAGCGCCTTGGGAAACTCGTCGCTCTCAAGTACCGGGCGTAGGGCTTCTAGCACCATCGCCAGTGGTAAATGCTGGCCCTCGGTGTGGCCCACCGGAATGTAGGCCATCTCGTCGCGGCCTGTGCCCCAGCAGCAGCCAATGCCCACTAAAGTGGCATCTCTCGGTTCTAATGAGGTGGTCTCGGTGTCCCAGGCGACGGGGGCTTGGGGGTCTTTTTGCTCCGAGAGAATATCGAGCAGTTCGTAGAGTTGGGCTTCGGTTGTGATGATCCAAGGGGCGATCGCCACCTCATCTACCCCCTGGGCACTGTCGGTTTCTTCTGCTGTGAAGAAGGCCACATCCGCGCCGCCAGTATCCTCAAAGCGGCTGGAACGACGGGGTTCTGGGCTGCGATCGCCCCCACTCAGTGCCTGGCTTGCCTTCGCCGCCGTCTCTGCCGCCGCTGCGCCACCAAACGCAGTTTGCAGCTTGCCCAGACGATTGACAAAATTTTGAAATTCCAGCTTCTTCAGCGCCGGAATCACCCGGTCGGGGTCAAAGCCTTCTAGCTTGCAGGTGGCTAAGTCAATGGGCAGATCGACATCGGTGATGATCTTGGCCAGATAGCGCGAGTGATAGGCCGACTCTTTGCCCTCAATCAGCTTTTTCTGGGTGGCCCCTTTAATATTGTCGATGTCAGCGTAGATGGCATCGAGGTCACCGTACTCGTTGAGCAGTTTTACAGCCGTTTTTTCACCAATCCCCTTTACCCCAGGAATATTGTCTGACTTGTCGCCACAGAGTGCTTTATAGTCCACTACTTGGGCGGGGAAAATATTGAGTTTGTCTTTTACATCCTGAATTTTGAATTCTTGGATCAGGGTATTTTTAACCGTGCTCAAGTGCAGTACGGTGATGCACTCGTCGGGGTCAATTAGCTGAAACAGATCCTGGTCGCCGCTGAGAATTTTGACGCAAAACCCCTCTCTCAGGGCCTTGGTGGCCAGGGTGCCGATCACATCGTCGGCCTCAAATCCGGGGGCCACGTAGATATTTAGGCCAAAGTCGGTGAGCAGGGTTTTAAGGTTCTGCACGTCTTCGACAAAGCCCTCGGGTGCTTCAGGCCGACCGTCTTTATAGGTGCTGTCTGCCGTGTGGCGAAAAGTGGGCTGGTCGAGGTCAAAGGCGACGGCGGCATACTGGGGCTTTTCGACCTCCATCATGTCGAGCAAAGACTTTAAGAAGCCGTAGCACACGCTGGTGGGAATGCCCGTGGAGGTGCGCAAGCCACCATCGGCATTTTTAGCAAAGGCATAGTAGGAGCGAAAGGCCAGGGAGTGGCCATCGACGAGCATGAGGGTGGGCTTGTCGGCCTGGGATGGAGTTGCTGCCACAGCGGTTTCTTGGGGTCAAGGATTGAGTTCTTATTGTAAGGGGCAGGGCTGGAGGAATCAGACGGAGTCAGCGGTAGCGATGGGGCTGCGTCGCTCAACCAGTACCCCCGGTTGGTAGGTAAGCCGTCACACCCCATGACCACAACGACCAATGCATGGGGTAGTCTAGAGAACAACCGAATTTAGATCACCTAGCTGAACCCATGGCCAACCTCGAACCCACCATTACCCCTACCATTGAGCGATCTAAGGCGGGCTTTAACGACTATGCTGAGCGGCTCAACGGGCGGGCTGCCATGCTGGGTTTTGTGGCGCTGGTGTTGTTTGAGCTGGCGACGGGGCAGGCGATCGTTACCTGGCTGGGGCTGCGCTAGTCAACAACACTGCTCTTTTGGGCAACCTATGTCGTAAGCAGGGCGATTCCCCCGTTGCCTTGCCTGATAATTTTCCTGCGGAACACCCCTGGTTGAGGGGCAGGGGGAATTGCCCAGGGCCTCTGCACTGTTCTTGCCCTTGTTATCTCAGGAGACCGACCCATTAAGGCGCTTTTTAGAAAATCACCGTGGATTGCTACGGCGCTTACCGTTGGCGCTGTAGATGGTCTGATGGGCGCAGCAGAGGAGAAGGTGTCTCTGGCGCTATTTGGTTTGCTGCTGGCGGGGGGGGCCGTTACTCTCAGCTGGGGGCACATTCAGCGCCATGCAGCGACATCTAACCGGGCGGCGGTGCTGCTGCTGCCGCCGGGCCAAGTCTACAGCCCACCCTCTACAGGCCTAAACGATCTACAGGCTAAGACGGGTGACGAGTCTACCCCTTGAAGCGGGCACTTGGTTTGACTACAAGAGCGACAGTTGGCGTTGAGCAGGTGATCGAGGCTGCGCTGGCGGTAAAGACTGACGTTTTGACGAATGTAGCCTTCGATCTCCAGCTCTGACAGGTCAGTGGCGATCAAAATGGCTTGGGGGGTGCTTAGCGCTTGGCGGCTCAGGTTGATGTGGGCCAGGTTGTCGCAAAAGCTAACCTGGGGCGAATGCACCACTACGGGTAACTTCTGAGGCTGACTGCGAAAACCTTCGGGGCGCTGCTGAGCGTAGTGGTCTTTAAATTGCAGGGTGCAGGTGCCATTGGTGTAGCTGCGGCTGCGAATGTGGCGCTGAAAAGGCACGGTGAGAAAGCCGTCGGCGGTGAGGCTGTACCACCACGATTTGTGCCAGGCCTGGGAGGGTAGGTTGAGAATGTGCTGCACCTCGTCGGGGGCAAAGCCCGATCGCGCCAGCAGGGTTTCGGCCTCGGAGAACGACACATTTTGCGCCAGGGTGGCCAGATCGGATTGGCAGGGGGTGATGGCCTGGTACTCACGATGGTTGCTGACGGCAGGCAGGGGTGGAGCCTCAGGGTAAGACCCCGCTAGCACGCAGTTGATGTGCTCAAAGGTGAGCACGGCATCGATATGGCTGTGGACCTCGGGCAGCGGCACGCTGACCTCGACGGTGACTGAGCCAATCTCGTGGGGATGGGCGATCGCGGGCAAACTCTCGGTGAGGAGCGATCGCAAAAACCCATCGTCGGCCACGGCCAGGGCTAGTTGTGGGTCAGCCGGGGTGGGGCTGACCGTCTGTTGCCGGGGCGATGCCGGGGCGAGAGGAGAGCTAACCATAGGTAAACACTCGCCAAACAAAATTAGGAGGATGCTGGGGTGGCCCGTTGGCCCAATCACTAGCGGGTCAGATAGATCTAGCCACTCTAGTGCCATCGTTCTACCAATCCGGTGGGGTGATCGGTAACCCACCGCCAGGAAACGTTGCACAGGTTTGCACAGCGCAACGTAAAGGCTGTACTTCGTTACGGTTAGAGCGGTTTGTGGAATGGTTCGGGATGTGTCGGCCCAGCCTGGGTGGCTGCACAACAAAAAAGGCGCTGCGATCGCAGCGCCTGGAGCTTTGTTTAGGGGTTAAACATTGAGTTGACTCAATTATGCGCGATTAAGCCTGCGCCGAGTCACTTTGGGGTGCAGTGTCATCGAGCACTTCGATGTGGACAGGGGCAGGGGGTTCGGCAGGCCGACTAATTTTGCTGTAGGCCAGGGCGACTAGAGAGCGCACCCCGCGCACCAGAGGCCGAAACGGATCGTAGCGATCGCTGTGCCCAGCGCTCATATCAGCGTCAAAGCGGTCGATTTGGGCTTGTAGGTTGGCCAGCAGGCTTTGCGCCCAATCTACCTTGCGATCGTTGGCTAGATAGCGCAGGTCGGCAAAGATTTGTGCCCAGGTGGGAGCGGGGGCCTCGGGGACAGCGGCTTCAGCTTCGGCCTCGACCGCCTCGGCTACCGCATCGGCAACGGCTTCAGCGGCGGCGGCATCGGCGGCTTCGTTGACCCTGATTTGCTCAATCATTTCTGCCAAAGTTTTACGGCCCTGGGTTTCGATTTCGCTAGAGCCATCTCTCAACTCAGCTAGGGCTTCGGTGGCGGCAGCTTTGACAATCTCGCGAATGCGATCGACCCGCTGGCCACCTTGTTTTTGAGCTTTTTCCCACTCGGTCTTAACGCGATCTTGCACAGTGTTAGTCATGGGGCTTCTCCTAGTTTTCCTGATTTGAATTGGGGGGTAATAAGGGGTCTAAACTACAGCAACAGAATCTACATCAATTACTGTTTTGTTGTCGTCTACGACGGTGGTTGTGGTGGCAAACTCGTCTACTTGGTTCGGTTTGCGCTTGCGATCGAGCAAAATCTGGCTGATTTCGGTAATGGCGATCGTGGCGATAAGGCCATCGTCAATCCAACCCAAAATGGGAATGGCGTCGGGGGCGATATCAATGGGGCTGACCAGGTAAATCAAGGTGCCAAACAACACAACCCAGCGATACTTTGAGTTGCGGAGCAACCGACGGTACCAGTTCATGAAAGGCTTACCAAAAAATCGTTTTGCCATTGCTATCTCCTTTGCCCGACAAAACTATCTTGACAGACTTAAACGGTAGGCACAGGTGTGGCTTACCCGTGAAAAAGCTGGGTTTTTACACCGAATAGACCGTAGGGCGAAAGCCGTAGGAATAAAGGGATTAGAGCGTCACTGGGAGATGGGTGAGTGAGCCCAAATCTAGGGATTGCAACGCATTGATGGATAAGGCCAATTTCTGTAGAGTTGCCCGCTTGTATGGGATGAATCGCGCCACTGGGGGAGTCCGGGGTATGATGTGGCAGATTTTGGTGGTAGCTGGGTCTATGTCATCCTTTCAACTACGTGTTTATGTTCCGCCGCACCCGTTGGTTAAGCATTGGCTGGGGGTAGCCCGCGATGCCGATACGCCAGGGCCCTTGTTTCGCACGGCGATGGAAGAACTGGGCCGTTGGCTGACCTATGAGGCGATTCTTGACTGGTTGCCAACTATGGATACTACGGTGAATACGCCCTTAGGCCCGGCTCCGGCGACCTTTATCAACCCCGAGGTGCCGACTATGATCGTGCCGATTTTGCGGGCAGGGCTGGCGCTGATGCCGGGCATTCAGGCTCTGTTGCCCTTGGCTTCGGTGTACCACGTGGGGTTTGTGCGCAACGAAGAAACCCTAGAGGCCAGCTGCTATTTAAATAAACTGCCTGACCAACTAGATCCTCAAACGCGAGTGATTATCAGTGAACCGATGCTGGCCACGGGCGGCACGATTATGGCGATGATGGCCGAACTGACCCAGCGCGGCATTGACCCTGCGGTTGTGCGGGTGGTGTCGATTGTGGCCGCTCCGCCGGCCCTGCAAAAACTGGCGGCGGCTTACCCCACCGTGACGATCTACACCGCCATGATCGATGAAGTGGTGAATGATAAAGGATTTATTGTGCCAGGTCTGGGAGATGCGGGCGATCGCACCTTTGGCACGTAACCTTGGCCACTTAGGATAGTGGATTCAATAACCTGTAACGGCTGGATTCCCTGTGAGGGCGAACAACCGTTCGCCCCTACCCAAGAATTTCACTTTAATAAATCCATATTCCTGAGGAGATTTCCAGGAAAGAAGATACCTGCTTTAATCCAGCGACTGTAGCCGCTGTAGGGTGGGCATTGCCCACCATTAGGGGAACTATTTTCCAGAAGTCGCCTTAACCTCTGGCACCTAGGGGTTTTATAACTAAGACAGGGAAACTAAAACAGGGAACCGTTGAACCAATGCTAGCTGAGCAGATCGGGTTAGGCTTGAAGTAGCCCCACCCTAGCAGCTTGATCGGGCGGTTTTGAGTGCTCCTGGTGGCACCCTAACGCTGGCTTTGGCACAATTAAGGTATTCTATGCATCGGTTCTGCGGGTTCAGTTCTTTCGGGTTTAGTGGATAGCGTCCTATGAGTCAGCAAGACAGTTTTGTCGGCGGGTTTTTGCTCGGCACCCTGGTGGGCGGGGCGTTAGGTGGCGTGGTGGGTGCCCTGGCGGCCTCCCGAATTCAGTCGGGGGGCAAAGCCAAGCCCTTGCGGCCCAAAGCCGATGGTGAGCTTGCCTTTGGCGAGTTTGACGACACCGATGAAGACAGCATTGAGGCGGCGCGTTTGGGGCTAGAGGCCAAAATTGCCCAACTCAATGAGGCGATCGATGACGTGCGCCAGCAGCTTGGCGGCATCAACGGTCACTCTGAGCGTTCTTGGGAAACCCCCTCCCGCCTTGACTCTTAACGATCTCTACCGGGTTCGTGTTCTTTCTTGATAAAGCAAACCGTTACACTAGCTGACAGGCAAATACGTTCCGTGTATTGTTGATAACGATTACTGCCGAGGTTCCCAGATGGACATATTGGTACAAACCCTCACTACTTTTCTGTCGATTTACACGATTTTGCTGATCGTGCGTATTCTTTTGAGCTGGTTTCCCAATGTGGATTGGTTTAGCCCTCCTTTCTCGGTATTAAGTCAGCTAACTGACCCCTACCTAAACCTGTTTCGATCGATCATTCCTCCGCTGGGGGGTATTGACCTATCGCCCATTTTGGCGTTCTTGCTGCTGTCATTTTTGCGTCAGGGTCTGGTGGCGATCGCCGCTGCTACCGCCTCTAGCTACGCCTACTTCTAAGTTGACTTCAGCGCTAGTCTCACTTAATACCTGGCTGCCAAAGCCTTCTTCCTCCATTGGAAAAAGTCTGGGTGCCAGGTTTAGTTTTTGGGACCATAAATTACTGCTCACAGGTAATTAGGAGCTTTCCAGAAAAGAAGATCCTCGCTTTACTCGGCAGACTGTAGCCACCGTAGGGTGGCACTGCCCACCACGAGGGAGAAAGTTTTCCAGAAGTCGTCTTAGCGCTAGCGATGCTTGGCCTTTTCGCGTCGTCTACATAGATGCCAAGTCTTGCCGCTGAGCAGAGGCCAGGCTTCCCTATAATGGGGGTTTGTGACCTTTTGCCATTCATTTGCCCTAGCTATGTCGTCTGATTCAAATCGCCCCGGTCAAAGCGCCTCTAGTCTTGAAGAAATTCGTGCAGCGCGGCTGCAAAAAGTTGAGGATCTCAAGCAGCTAGGCCAAAACCCCTTTGCCTATCGCTGGGCGGTGACGGCAAAAACTGCCGACCTTCAGGCCAAGTACGCCGACCTTGAAGCGGGGGAAGAAGTTGCTGTAGAGGTTTCCCTCGCCGGGCGCATTCTCGCGCGACGGGTGTTTGGCAAACTGGCTTTCTTCACCCTGCAAGACGAGAGCGGCATCATTCAGCTTTACCTCGAAAAGGCTACCATTCAAGCTCACATGGGGGCGGCGGATGAGCAGGCCTTTGACCATCTGAAGCAGCTTACCGACGTGGGCGATATTCTCGGCGTGCGGGGCACGATCAAGCGCACTGAGAAAGGCGAACTCTCGGTCAAAGTGCAGGAGTATGCCATGCTGACCAAGGCGCTGCTCCCCCTGCCCGACAAGTGGCACGGCCTCACTGACGTGGCCAAGCGCTACCGCCAGCGCTACGTCGATTTAATCGTCAACCCCACGGTGCGCGACACCTTTCGCAAGCGGGCGCTGATCACCTCGGGCATTCGTCGCTACTTAGAAGATCGCGGCTTTTTAGAAATTGAAACGCCGGTGCTGCAAAGTGAGGCTGGAGGGGCCGAGGCGCG is a genomic window of Nodosilinea sp. E11 containing:
- a CDS encoding NADH dehydrogenase subunit K, which produces MVMNPPSAADQTGLAPGERLANPAAPPAITHDLSENVILTTVDDLYNWCRLSSLFPLLYGTACCFIEFAALIGSRFDFDRFGLLPRASPRQADLIITAGTVTMKMAPALVRLYEQMPDPKYVIAMGACTITGGMFSTDSPSAVRGVDKLIPVDVYIPGCPPRPEAIIDAIIKLRKKVATESMQDRAYTLQTHRFYERSHDLKTVPPILTGQYLQMGTHSTPPKELMEAMGMPIPETVAELAPEREDS
- a CDS encoding NAD(P)H-quinone oxidoreductase subunit J, translating into MAESDTQSPSPEPSSEGSSAPLVEAGATSSWLTENGFDHDLEPRDHLGVEIIKVNPQFLIPICTALYAYGFNYLQCQGAYDDGPGKDLVSFYHLIKLDDNVDRPEEVRVKVFLPRHDPRVPSVYWIWKAADWQERESYDMYGIIYEGHPNLKRLLMPEDWVGWPLRKDYISPDFYELQDAY
- a CDS encoding histidine phosphatase family protein — translated: MRHGQSTYNQLKRIQGHCDESELTPMGEAQALQVGQALAGIPFDAVWASPLKRARKTAELIVSELQKATPGLAAPTFTDELKEISLPLWEGMAFTEAEGQYAESFYQWRTDPANFVMAVPHPEGTTVDFYPIRELYQQAARFWQGLLAQHQGQTLLVVAHSAINRALISTAIGLGPEYFNNLNQSNCSISVLNFAGGWPSPVQVEAMNLTSHLGDPLPAMRQGHRGPRMLLVRHGETEWNRQGRFQGQIDVPLNDNGRAQGAKAAAFLQPVAIDAAYTSFMARPRETAELILQHHPGLTLHAVNELQEISHGEWEGLFEAEIEGGYPGMLEQWQSAPETVQMPGGENLEQVWHRSIAAWKQIVAAHSGGDAVQTVLVVAHDAVNKALLCHVLGMGPESFWRFKQGNGAVSVIDYPNGIDSAPVLTTANITIHLSGSVLDKTAAGAL
- a CDS encoding dihydroorotase, whose translation is MTGVQLIQQVRVLDAVTQTDQVADVLIRQGMIEAIAPVLSDIPAGGEVVAGQGKVLMPGLVDLYSHSGEPGHESRETLESLLKAGRAGGFTRLGILPDTEPAIDHPAMVDQLLIRQRSLALNHASLPHLYVWGALTQAAQGQQMVELAELAAAPIVGFADGRAIQNLLLVKRLLQYLQPWGKPVALWSCDRTLRDSGVARDGPFSLIYGLVGDPASSETAALAALLECVAEVGTPVHLMRISTARGVELVRQAKAQGLPVTASTSWMHLLLSAQDLHSYDPNLRLAPPLGNPEDRLALVAGVKAGVIDAIAIDHTPHTYEDKTVGFPSAPPGAIGLELAWPLLWDAFVTQGDWSPLTLVQALSTHPARCWGQTPPTLQVDQPAEMVLFNPGETWTVTASNLCSLSANTPWLGQTLPGRIVRTWVPAR
- the polA gene encoding DNA polymerase I — protein: MLVDGHSLAFRSYYAFAKNADGGLRTSTGIPTSVCYGFLKSLLDMMEVEKPQYAAVAFDLDQPTFRHTADSTYKDGRPEAPEGFVEDVQNLKTLLTDFGLNIYVAPGFEADDVIGTLATKALREGFCVKILSGDQDLFQLIDPDECITVLHLSTVKNTLIQEFKIQDVKDKLNIFPAQVVDYKALCGDKSDNIPGVKGIGEKTAVKLLNEYGDLDAIYADIDNIKGATQKKLIEGKESAYHSRYLAKIITDVDLPIDLATCKLEGFDPDRVIPALKKLEFQNFVNRLGKLQTAFGGAAAAETAAKASQALSGGDRSPEPRRSSRFEDTGGADVAFFTAEETDSAQGVDEVAIAPWIITTEAQLYELLDILSEQKDPQAPVAWDTETTSLEPRDATLVGIGCCWGTGRDEMAYIPVGHTEGQHLPLAMVLEALRPVLESDEFPKALQNAKYDRLVLRHQGLNLAGVVFDTMLASYVLNPEATHNLTDLSLRYLNMVAQSYEDLVPKGKTIAEIAIAEVAHYCGADVHTTYLLVPQLQAELDQLPDLKALFTAIELPLEPVLAEMECSGIRVDPDYLASFSQQLETDLARLEQTAYEAAGETFNLGSPKQLSALFFEKLGLDKRKSRKNKSGGYSTDAATLEKLQGDHAVVDLVVEHRTLSKLKSTYVDALPTLIRPDTHRVHTDFNQAVTATGRLSSSNPNLQNIPIRTAFSRKIRAAFIPATGWRLVAADYSQIELRILAHLSGEPVLVEAYNTNDDVHTLTAKLLFEKDEITAEERRAGKVINFGIIYGMGSVRFAREAGVSRSEAKIFIDRYYDRYPKVFEYLQQMQREAIAQGYVQTICGRRRYFNFTDGKLRSLQGTDPAAIDLDSLRTNGYDAGMLRAAANAPIQGSSADIIKIAMIRLHELLKDYQANLLLQVHDELVFEVPPDEWSELEPKLIAVMESAVKLKVPLKVEAHAGLNWMDAK
- a CDS encoding chlorophyll a/b-binding protein, whose protein sequence is MANLEPTITPTIERSKAGFNDYAERLNGRAAMLGFVALVLFELATGQAIVTWLGLR
- a CDS encoding YkvA family protein; the protein is MAKRFFGKPFMNWYRRLLRNSKYRWVVLFGTLIYLVSPIDIAPDAIPILGWIDDGLIATIAITEISQILLDRKRKPNQVDEFATTTTVVDDNKTVIDVDSVAVV
- the upp gene encoding uracil phosphoribosyltransferase, producing MSSFQLRVYVPPHPLVKHWLGVARDADTPGPLFRTAMEELGRWLTYEAILDWLPTMDTTVNTPLGPAPATFINPEVPTMIVPILRAGLALMPGIQALLPLASVYHVGFVRNEETLEASCYLNKLPDQLDPQTRVIISEPMLATGGTIMAMMAELTQRGIDPAVVRVVSIVAAPPALQKLAAAYPTVTIYTAMIDEVVNDKGFIVPGLGDAGDRTFGT